A portion of the Tachysurus vachellii isolate PV-2020 chromosome 14, HZAU_Pvac_v1, whole genome shotgun sequence genome contains these proteins:
- the ptpn9a gene encoding tyrosine-protein phosphatase non-receptor type 9, with product MAGTLSAEEEQATKQFLEEINKWTSQHGVSPLTWDVAVKFLMARKFDVLRAIELFHSYRETRLREGIVKLQPQEEPLRSELLSGKFTILGVRDPSGASIALYTAKLHHPNKTGNHVVLQALFYLLDRAVESFETQRNGLVFIYDMAGSNYTNFELDLSKKILNLLKGAFPARLKKVFIVGAPVWFRVPYNLLSLLLKEKLRERVQIVKMTDLRQHLPRSCLPEHLGGCLPLDVHGWNQRLLTEQNGRVDPVDELLGIPVATSAIHVPGTDAMRLLEFTAHLARAQRCGIYHEYEELRKEPPSGTFHCALAACNQEKNRYGDVLCLDQTRVRLKARMNEKSDYINGSFMDGYKQRNAYIGTQGPLEKTYDDFWRMVWEQNVLVIVMTTRTDEGGRRKCGQYWPLQEGGQEVYGHIAVVNQRVDNHSHYNQTILELHNTETCEQRQVSHFQFLSWPDYGVPASALSLLDFLSTVKRQQKRAVKALGTQWRGHPLGPPMVVHCSAGIGRTGTFCALDICLSQLQDVGTLNVCQTVRRMRTQRAFSIQTPEQYYFCHTAILEHAQRTDRPPPASEGRSGSVGDRNF from the exons ATGGCTGGCACTTTATCAGCAGAGGAAGAGCAG GCCACAAAGCAGTTCCTGGAGGAGATCAATAAATGGACAAGTCAACATGGAGTCTCTCCGCTGACCTGGGACGTGGCCGTAAAGTTCCTCATGGCACGAAAATTTGATGTCCTTCGGGCCATAGAGCTCTTCCACAGCTACAGG GAGACGCGTTTGAGGGAGGGCATCGTCAAGCTACAGCCCCAGGAAGAGCCACTACGCTCTGAGCTCCTTAGCGGAAAGTTCACTATCTTG GGAGTAAGGGACCCCTCAGGTGCCTCCATTGCTCTGTACACAGCTAAGCTGCACCACCCGAATAAAACAGGCAACCACGTGGTGCTCCAGGCTCTTTTCTACCTGCTAGACAGAGCGGTCGAGAG TTTCGAGACGCAGAGGAACGGTCTGGTCTTCATCTATGACATGGCTGGATCGAACTACACCAACTTCGAGCTGGACCTGAGCAAGAAGATCCTCAACCTGCTCAAG GGTGCGTTTCCTGCTCGGCTGAAGAAGGTGTTCATAGTCGGCGCCCCCGTTTGGTTCCGAGTGCCCTACAACCTATTGAGCCTGCTGCTCAAGGAGAAACTCAGAGAGCGG GTCCAGATAGTGAAGATGACCGATCTACGGCAGCACCTTCCCAGGTCCTGCTTGCCTGAGCACCTGGGCGGCTGCTTGCCTCTGGACGTCCATGGCTGGAACCAGCGTCTGCTGACGGAGCAGAACGGCCGTGTGGATCCTGTCGATGAGCTGCTGGGCATCCCAGTGGCAACCTCTGCGATTCACGTACCAGGCACAGATGCTATGCGACTCCTCGAGTTCACGGCTCACTTGGCTCGGGCACAGCGATGCGGAATTTACCACGAGTATGAAGAGCTCCGTAAAGAGCCGCCCTCCGGAACCTTCCACTGTGCATT GGCTGCATGCAACCAGGAGAAGAATCGTTATGGTGATGTTCTGTGTCTGGATCAAACACGTGTACGTTTGAAAGCCAGAATGAATGAG AAATCAGACTACATCAACGGCAGCTTCATGGACGGCTACAAACAGAGGAATGCGTACATTGGGACTCAAG GGCCTCTGGAGAAAACCTATGATGATTTTTGGAGAATGGTGTGGGAGCAAAACGTGCTAGTCATCGTCATGACAACAAG gacagaCGAAGGTGGCAGGAGGAAGTGTGGACAGTACTGGCCTCTACAGGAAGGAGGGCAGGAAGTTTATGGACACATAGCTGTGGTCAACCAGAGAGTGGACAACCATTCCCACTACAATCAGACCATTCTAGAGCTACATAACAccgag ACATGTGAACAGCGGCAGGTGAGCCACTTTCAGTTCCTCAGCTGGCCAGACTACGGCGTTCCAGCCTCAGCACTCTCTCTGCTCGACTTCCTGAGTACGGTGAAGAGGCAGCAGAAGAGGGCAGTGAAGGCTCTGGGCACACAGTGGAGAGGTCATCCTCTGGGGCCACCGATGGTTGTTCACTGCAGCGCAGGAATCGGCAGGactg gtaCGTTTTGTGCTTTGGACATCTGTCTGTCACAGCTGCAGGATGTCGGGACGCTGAACGTATGCCAGACGGTGAGGCGCATGAGAACGCAGCGCGCCTTCAGCATCCAGACCCCCGAACAGTATTATTTCTGCCACACTGCCATCCTTGAGCACGCCCAGCGTACAGACAGGCCGCCTCCAGCCAGCGAGGGACGTAGTGGCTCTGTTGGTGATAGGAATTTTTAA